One window from the genome of Pogoniulus pusillus isolate bPogPus1 chromosome 7, bPogPus1.pri, whole genome shotgun sequence encodes:
- the ANKEF1 gene encoding ankyrin repeat and EF-hand domain-containing protein 1 isoform X2 gives MLPVDNRLLNLQIYKLLQCVHQKDKKQIQKLVQNGLPNLINATDPMEGCSALHLACIENDTDMCRFLLEQGAHPNVQDKMGCTPAMKAAELGHELVLDILAEAKADMTAVDNEGKGILFYCLLPTRRHYHCTQIALDNGADANNCAADGKPVFLQACEEAHEIKEICLNFLERGANPNARNPATGRTALMEAAREGVLELVRGLLERGVDVNLFDLERHSAAHFAAKGGFFEILQIISAYNGDLGLIAMNGNTPLHYAAEGGFANCCKFIGQRGCDPTWKNLLTKTPRAVAKEGGFKAAAAELRKIENAFKKQSKPEAKEDNPRWAMRLYDWSLEHQAALRKAFEAVDQGDGTVTKEDFIAVIQKNCAFVDVEQIETVAEMHESSHPEGIEVDKFFKGAEVNATDNFMWTPLHHACYNGHLDIAELLVKAGAAVDAPAAGNATPLMRAIEICRLDIVYFLISAGADIQVVNSNGQNALDIAQAFADSRIIELLQNELENLPQLPEKKDAEKVKEPSKILLTDVEKFILEKTTASLKDSVIYLHSLITSGATKRDDITFKPRKVWGPEAATEEIVRKQELLHERLTLGGHAGISVKPFDRKSTE, from the exons ATGTTACCGGTAGATAACAGACTTCTAAACTTACAGATCTACAAACTTCTTCAGTGCGTTCATCAGAAAGACAAGAAGCAAATACAAAAGCTGGTCCAGAATGGATTGCCCAATCTCATTAATGCCACAGATCCCATGGAAGGATGTAGTGCCCTTCATTTGGCTTGCATTGAAAATGACACTGATATGTGCAGGTTCTTGCTGGAACAGGGAGCTCATCCAAATGTCCAGGACAAAATGGGATGTACTCCAGCAATGAAGGCAGCTGAGCTAGGCCATGAGTTGGTTTTGGATATACTAGCAGAAGCTAAAGCAGATATGACTGCTGTGGATAATGAAGGGAAAG GTATTTTGTTTTACTGCCTTTTACCTACAAGGCGGCACTACCACTGCACACAGATTGCTTTGGATAATGGTGCAGATGCTAACAACTGTGCTGCTGATGGGAAGCCTGTGTTTCTACAAGCTTGTGAAGAAGCTCACGAAATTAAAGAAATATGTCTGAATTTCTTGGAAAGAGGAGCAAATCCCAATGCGAGAAACCCA GCTACAGGCCGCACAGCCCTAATGGAAGCTGCAAGAGAAGGTGTTCTTGAGCTGGTGCGTGGGCTGCTTGAGAGAGGAGTTGATGTTAATCTGTTTGATCTTGAAAGACACAGTGCTGCACATTTTGCTGCCAAAGGAGGCTTTTTTGAG ATTCTGCAGATAATTTCAGCTTATAATGGAGACTTGGGACTGATTGCTATGAATGGTAACACGCCACTTCATTATGCTGCAGAGGGAGGATTTGCAAACTGCTGCAAGTTTATAGGACAAAGAG GCTGTGATCCTACATGGAAGAACTTGTTAACAAAGACGCCAAGAGCTGTTGCCAAGGAAGGTGgttttaaagcagcagcagcagaattgcGTAAAATTGAAAATGCCTTTAAAAAGCAGTCCAAGCCTGAAGCTAAAGAGGACAACCCACGCTGGGCAATGAGGCTCTATGACTGGTCCTTAGAGCACCAGGCTGCCCTCCGCAAGGCATTTGAGGCTGTCGACCAGGGAGATGGGACAGTAACTAAAGAGGATTTTATAGCAGTTATCCAGAAGAATTGTGCCTTTGTGGACGTTGAACAAATAGAAACCGTTGCTGAAATGCATGAAAGTTCTCACCCTGAGGGAATTGAAGTTGACAAATTCTTCAAAGG GGCTGAAGTAAATGCAACAGACAATTTCATGTGGACTCCCCTCCACCATGCTTGCTACAATGGACACTTAGATATTGCTGAACTGTTAgtaaaggctggagcagctgtggatgcaCCTGCAGCAGGCAATGCAACCCCACTAATGAGAGCCATCGAAATCTGCAGATTGGATATAGTCTATTTTCTAATCAGTGCAGGTGCTGACATCCAAGTGGTCAACAGCAATG GACAGAATGCCCTGGATATTGCTCAAGCCTTTGCAGATTCTAGAATAATTGAGCTGCTACAAAATGAACTGGAAAATTTGCCACAATTACCAGAGAAAAAAGATGCTGAGAAAGTAAAAGAG CCTTCAAAGATTCTTCTGACAGATGTAGAGAAGTTCATTCTTGAAAAGACCACAGCTTCTCTTAAGGACAGTGTTATTTATCTGCACTCTCTGATAACCAGTGGTGCTACCAAGAGGGATGACATCACATTCAAACCCAGAAAA GTTTGGGGCCCTGAAGCCGCAACAGAGGAGATCGTAaggaagcaggagctgctgcatgaACGCCTAACTCTTGGTGGCCATGCAGGAATCTCCGTGAAGCCTTTTGATAGAAAAAGTACAGAATAA
- the ANKEF1 gene encoding ankyrin repeat and EF-hand domain-containing protein 1 isoform X3: protein MKGKATGRTALMEAAREGVLELVRGLLERGVDVNLFDLERHSAAHFAAKGGFFEILQIISAYNGDLGLIAMNGNTPLHYAAEGGFANCCKFIGQRGCDPTWKNLLTKTPRAVAKEGGFKAAAAELRKIENAFKKQSKPEAKEDNPRWAMRLYDWSLEHQAALRKAFEAVDQGDGTVTKEDFIAVIQKNCAFVDVEQIETVAEMHESSHPEGIEVDKFFKGSVYLQKSCLITAFAPKGKKKKKGKKQRGKKGTALPICVVPESTCPRREDGFPVYMIEAVQDTADSYHFNQDHPSVHPVHDDRAWYIDEPRKMYMNINYLVRAGDILSLQKAFEEGVPVDIKDKYYKTPLMAACASGNREIVQYLLEKGAEVNATDNFMWTPLHHACYNGHLDIAELLVKAGAAVDAPAAGNATPLMRAIEICRLDIVYFLISAGADIQVVNSNGQNALDIAQAFADSRIIELLQNELENLPQLPEKKDAEKVKEPSKILLTDVEKFILEKTTASLKDSVIYLHSLITSGATKRDDITFKPRKVWGPEAATEEIVRKQELLHERLTLGGHAGISVKPFDRKSTE, encoded by the exons ATGAAGGGAAAG GCTACAGGCCGCACAGCCCTAATGGAAGCTGCAAGAGAAGGTGTTCTTGAGCTGGTGCGTGGGCTGCTTGAGAGAGGAGTTGATGTTAATCTGTTTGATCTTGAAAGACACAGTGCTGCACATTTTGCTGCCAAAGGAGGCTTTTTTGAG ATTCTGCAGATAATTTCAGCTTATAATGGAGACTTGGGACTGATTGCTATGAATGGTAACACGCCACTTCATTATGCTGCAGAGGGAGGATTTGCAAACTGCTGCAAGTTTATAGGACAAAGAG GCTGTGATCCTACATGGAAGAACTTGTTAACAAAGACGCCAAGAGCTGTTGCCAAGGAAGGTGgttttaaagcagcagcagcagaattgcGTAAAATTGAAAATGCCTTTAAAAAGCAGTCCAAGCCTGAAGCTAAAGAGGACAACCCACGCTGGGCAATGAGGCTCTATGACTGGTCCTTAGAGCACCAGGCTGCCCTCCGCAAGGCATTTGAGGCTGTCGACCAGGGAGATGGGACAGTAACTAAAGAGGATTTTATAGCAGTTATCCAGAAGAATTGTGCCTTTGTGGACGTTGAACAAATAGAAACCGTTGCTGAAATGCATGAAAGTTCTCACCCTGAGGGAATTGAAGTTGACAAATTCTTCAAAGGGTCTGTCTACCTGCAGAAAAGCTGTCTTATAACGGCCTTTGCtcccaaagggaagaagaagaagaaagggaagaaacaaaGAGGCAAAAAAGGCACTGCCTTGCCCATTTGTGTTGTTCCAGAAAGCACATGTCCACGTAGGGAAGATGGCTTCCCAGTGTACATGATTGAGGCTGTTCAGGACACTGCTGATAGCTACCATTTTAACCAAGACCACCCATCTGTACATCCTGTGCATGATGACCGTGCGTGGTACATAGATGAGCCAAGGAAAATGTACATGAATATTAACTACCTCGTTAGAGCAGGAGACATCCTGTCTCTACAGAAAGCATTTGAGGAGGGTGTGCCAGTAGACATAAAAGATAAATATTACAAAACACCTTTGATGGCTGCATGTGCAAGTGGGAACAGAGAAATTGTGCAGTATCTTCTGGAAAAGGG GGCTGAAGTAAATGCAACAGACAATTTCATGTGGACTCCCCTCCACCATGCTTGCTACAATGGACACTTAGATATTGCTGAACTGTTAgtaaaggctggagcagctgtggatgcaCCTGCAGCAGGCAATGCAACCCCACTAATGAGAGCCATCGAAATCTGCAGATTGGATATAGTCTATTTTCTAATCAGTGCAGGTGCTGACATCCAAGTGGTCAACAGCAATG GACAGAATGCCCTGGATATTGCTCAAGCCTTTGCAGATTCTAGAATAATTGAGCTGCTACAAAATGAACTGGAAAATTTGCCACAATTACCAGAGAAAAAAGATGCTGAGAAAGTAAAAGAG CCTTCAAAGATTCTTCTGACAGATGTAGAGAAGTTCATTCTTGAAAAGACCACAGCTTCTCTTAAGGACAGTGTTATTTATCTGCACTCTCTGATAACCAGTGGTGCTACCAAGAGGGATGACATCACATTCAAACCCAGAAAA GTTTGGGGCCCTGAAGCCGCAACAGAGGAGATCGTAaggaagcaggagctgctgcatgaACGCCTAACTCTTGGTGGCCATGCAGGAATCTCCGTGAAGCCTTTTGATAGAAAAAGTACAGAATAA
- the ANKEF1 gene encoding ankyrin repeat and EF-hand domain-containing protein 1 isoform X1: MLPVDNRLLNLQIYKLLQCVHQKDKKQIQKLVQNGLPNLINATDPMEGCSALHLACIENDTDMCRFLLEQGAHPNVQDKMGCTPAMKAAELGHELVLDILAEAKADMTAVDNEGKGILFYCLLPTRRHYHCTQIALDNGADANNCAADGKPVFLQACEEAHEIKEICLNFLERGANPNARNPATGRTALMEAAREGVLELVRGLLERGVDVNLFDLERHSAAHFAAKGGFFEILQIISAYNGDLGLIAMNGNTPLHYAAEGGFANCCKFIGQRGCDPTWKNLLTKTPRAVAKEGGFKAAAAELRKIENAFKKQSKPEAKEDNPRWAMRLYDWSLEHQAALRKAFEAVDQGDGTVTKEDFIAVIQKNCAFVDVEQIETVAEMHESSHPEGIEVDKFFKGSVYLQKSCLITAFAPKGKKKKKGKKQRGKKGTALPICVVPESTCPRREDGFPVYMIEAVQDTADSYHFNQDHPSVHPVHDDRAWYIDEPRKMYMNINYLVRAGDILSLQKAFEEGVPVDIKDKYYKTPLMAACASGNREIVQYLLEKGAEVNATDNFMWTPLHHACYNGHLDIAELLVKAGAAVDAPAAGNATPLMRAIEICRLDIVYFLISAGADIQVVNSNGQNALDIAQAFADSRIIELLQNELENLPQLPEKKDAEKVKEPSKILLTDVEKFILEKTTASLKDSVIYLHSLITSGATKRDDITFKPRKVWGPEAATEEIVRKQELLHERLTLGGHAGISVKPFDRKSTE, encoded by the exons ATGTTACCGGTAGATAACAGACTTCTAAACTTACAGATCTACAAACTTCTTCAGTGCGTTCATCAGAAAGACAAGAAGCAAATACAAAAGCTGGTCCAGAATGGATTGCCCAATCTCATTAATGCCACAGATCCCATGGAAGGATGTAGTGCCCTTCATTTGGCTTGCATTGAAAATGACACTGATATGTGCAGGTTCTTGCTGGAACAGGGAGCTCATCCAAATGTCCAGGACAAAATGGGATGTACTCCAGCAATGAAGGCAGCTGAGCTAGGCCATGAGTTGGTTTTGGATATACTAGCAGAAGCTAAAGCAGATATGACTGCTGTGGATAATGAAGGGAAAG GTATTTTGTTTTACTGCCTTTTACCTACAAGGCGGCACTACCACTGCACACAGATTGCTTTGGATAATGGTGCAGATGCTAACAACTGTGCTGCTGATGGGAAGCCTGTGTTTCTACAAGCTTGTGAAGAAGCTCACGAAATTAAAGAAATATGTCTGAATTTCTTGGAAAGAGGAGCAAATCCCAATGCGAGAAACCCA GCTACAGGCCGCACAGCCCTAATGGAAGCTGCAAGAGAAGGTGTTCTTGAGCTGGTGCGTGGGCTGCTTGAGAGAGGAGTTGATGTTAATCTGTTTGATCTTGAAAGACACAGTGCTGCACATTTTGCTGCCAAAGGAGGCTTTTTTGAG ATTCTGCAGATAATTTCAGCTTATAATGGAGACTTGGGACTGATTGCTATGAATGGTAACACGCCACTTCATTATGCTGCAGAGGGAGGATTTGCAAACTGCTGCAAGTTTATAGGACAAAGAG GCTGTGATCCTACATGGAAGAACTTGTTAACAAAGACGCCAAGAGCTGTTGCCAAGGAAGGTGgttttaaagcagcagcagcagaattgcGTAAAATTGAAAATGCCTTTAAAAAGCAGTCCAAGCCTGAAGCTAAAGAGGACAACCCACGCTGGGCAATGAGGCTCTATGACTGGTCCTTAGAGCACCAGGCTGCCCTCCGCAAGGCATTTGAGGCTGTCGACCAGGGAGATGGGACAGTAACTAAAGAGGATTTTATAGCAGTTATCCAGAAGAATTGTGCCTTTGTGGACGTTGAACAAATAGAAACCGTTGCTGAAATGCATGAAAGTTCTCACCCTGAGGGAATTGAAGTTGACAAATTCTTCAAAGGGTCTGTCTACCTGCAGAAAAGCTGTCTTATAACGGCCTTTGCtcccaaagggaagaagaagaagaaagggaagaaacaaaGAGGCAAAAAAGGCACTGCCTTGCCCATTTGTGTTGTTCCAGAAAGCACATGTCCACGTAGGGAAGATGGCTTCCCAGTGTACATGATTGAGGCTGTTCAGGACACTGCTGATAGCTACCATTTTAACCAAGACCACCCATCTGTACATCCTGTGCATGATGACCGTGCGTGGTACATAGATGAGCCAAGGAAAATGTACATGAATATTAACTACCTCGTTAGAGCAGGAGACATCCTGTCTCTACAGAAAGCATTTGAGGAGGGTGTGCCAGTAGACATAAAAGATAAATATTACAAAACACCTTTGATGGCTGCATGTGCAAGTGGGAACAGAGAAATTGTGCAGTATCTTCTGGAAAAGGG GGCTGAAGTAAATGCAACAGACAATTTCATGTGGACTCCCCTCCACCATGCTTGCTACAATGGACACTTAGATATTGCTGAACTGTTAgtaaaggctggagcagctgtggatgcaCCTGCAGCAGGCAATGCAACCCCACTAATGAGAGCCATCGAAATCTGCAGATTGGATATAGTCTATTTTCTAATCAGTGCAGGTGCTGACATCCAAGTGGTCAACAGCAATG GACAGAATGCCCTGGATATTGCTCAAGCCTTTGCAGATTCTAGAATAATTGAGCTGCTACAAAATGAACTGGAAAATTTGCCACAATTACCAGAGAAAAAAGATGCTGAGAAAGTAAAAGAG CCTTCAAAGATTCTTCTGACAGATGTAGAGAAGTTCATTCTTGAAAAGACCACAGCTTCTCTTAAGGACAGTGTTATTTATCTGCACTCTCTGATAACCAGTGGTGCTACCAAGAGGGATGACATCACATTCAAACCCAGAAAA GTTTGGGGCCCTGAAGCCGCAACAGAGGAGATCGTAaggaagcaggagctgctgcatgaACGCCTAACTCTTGGTGGCCATGCAGGAATCTCCGTGAAGCCTTTTGATAGAAAAAGTACAGAATAA